The Salinispora tropica CNB-440 genome has a window encoding:
- a CDS encoding isochorismatase family protein encodes MSNALVIVDVQNDFCEGGSLAVGGGASVAAGVSRLLTTEPDRWDHVVATKDYHIDPGAHFGDPPDFVDSWPAHCVVGTPGSEFHPDLATERIEVIFHKGEHAAAYSGFEGHTDQGECLADWLRRHDVDQVEIVGLATDFCVRATALDAAEEGFRTTVRLDLTAAIGPETADEALRAFSDAGITTQGTPVIRAA; translated from the coding sequence ATGAGCAACGCATTGGTTATTGTGGATGTGCAGAACGACTTCTGCGAGGGCGGTTCACTCGCCGTCGGCGGCGGAGCCAGCGTCGCTGCCGGTGTGAGCCGGCTCCTCACCACCGAGCCAGACCGTTGGGACCACGTGGTGGCGACGAAGGACTACCACATCGATCCCGGGGCGCACTTCGGCGACCCACCAGACTTTGTCGACTCGTGGCCCGCACACTGCGTGGTAGGGACGCCCGGCTCGGAATTCCACCCCGATCTTGCCACCGAGCGAATCGAGGTGATCTTCCACAAGGGCGAGCACGCCGCCGCGTACTCCGGCTTCGAGGGACACACGGACCAGGGTGAGTGCCTGGCCGACTGGCTCCGGCGGCACGATGTCGACCAGGTGGAGATCGTCGGGCTCGCCACCGACTTCTGTGTCCGGGCCACCGCCCTGGACGCCGCCGAGGAGGGGTTCCGGACCACCGTCCGACTGGACCTGACCGCCGCCATCGGGCCCGAAACGGCTGACGAGGCACTGCGGGCATTCAGCGACGCCGGGATCACCACCCAGGGAACGCCTGTGATCAGGGCCGCATGA
- a CDS encoding nicotinate phosphoribosyltransferase yields MSTLGPALLTDHYELTMVRAALRDGTADRRCVFEVFSRRLPTGRRYGVVAGTGRLVELIRDFRFDAEEVDFLRRTGVVDDATAQWLTAYRFTGDIDGYAEGELFFPGSPILTVSGTFAECVVLETLVLSVLNHDCATAAAATRMVTAARGRALIEMGSRRTHEEAAVAAARAAYLAGFRFTSNLAAGERYGIPTAGTAAHAFTLLHEDEQTAFASQVATLGKDTTLLVDTYDIGQGIRNAIAVAGPDLRAIRIDSGDLAVMAQQSRDLLDSLGATETKIIVSGDLDEYAIAALAAEPVDMYGAGTAVVTGSGAPTASLVYKLVEVEGRPVVKRSERKATIGGRKVAVRRHKPTGTATEEVVVPQGVPERQPNDRLLQHTYLAGGAVTAQPTLDESREHLRQCLISIPWEGLKLSAGDPAIPVTVVPAD; encoded by the coding sequence GTGAGCACCCTGGGCCCCGCGCTGCTGACCGACCACTACGAGCTGACCATGGTCCGCGCCGCGCTGCGGGACGGCACCGCCGACCGCCGCTGCGTGTTCGAGGTGTTCAGCCGGCGGTTACCGACCGGGCGCCGCTACGGTGTCGTGGCGGGTACCGGTCGCCTGGTGGAGCTGATCCGAGACTTCCGCTTCGATGCGGAGGAGGTGGACTTCCTGCGGCGAACCGGGGTGGTGGACGACGCCACCGCGCAGTGGCTCACCGCCTACCGCTTCACCGGCGACATCGACGGTTACGCCGAGGGGGAGCTCTTCTTCCCCGGGTCGCCGATCCTCACCGTCTCGGGCACGTTCGCCGAGTGCGTCGTGCTGGAGACGCTGGTGCTGTCGGTACTCAACCATGACTGCGCCACCGCGGCGGCAGCCACCCGGATGGTCACCGCCGCCCGCGGACGCGCCCTGATCGAGATGGGCTCCCGACGGACGCACGAGGAAGCGGCGGTGGCGGCGGCTCGCGCGGCCTACCTGGCCGGCTTCCGGTTCACCTCCAACCTCGCCGCCGGCGAGCGCTACGGCATTCCCACCGCGGGTACCGCCGCGCACGCGTTCACCCTGCTGCACGAGGACGAGCAGACGGCGTTCGCCTCCCAGGTGGCCACGCTCGGCAAGGACACCACCCTGCTGGTCGACACGTACGACATCGGCCAGGGCATCCGCAACGCCATCGCGGTGGCCGGACCGGACCTGCGGGCGATCCGGATCGACTCCGGCGACCTGGCGGTCATGGCGCAGCAGTCCCGTGACCTGTTGGACTCGCTCGGTGCCACCGAGACGAAGATCATCGTCTCCGGCGACCTCGACGAGTACGCCATCGCCGCGCTCGCCGCCGAACCGGTGGACATGTACGGCGCGGGCACCGCCGTCGTCACCGGCTCCGGCGCACCGACCGCCAGCCTGGTGTACAAGCTCGTCGAAGTCGAGGGGCGCCCGGTGGTCAAGCGCTCCGAGCGGAAGGCCACCATCGGCGGCCGCAAGGTGGCGGTGCGCCGGCACAAGCCGACCGGCACCGCCACGGAGGAGGTCGTCGTGCCGCAGGGTGTGCCGGAGCGGCAGCCCAACGACCGGCTACTGCAACACACCTACCTCGCGGGGGGTGCGGTGACGGCGCAGCCGACGCTGGACGAGTCACGGGAGCACCTGCGGCAGTGCCTGATCTCGATCCCCTGGGAGGGATTGAAGCTCTCCGCCGGCGATCCGGCCATTCCGGTCACGGTCGTACCGGCCGACTGA
- the clpS gene encoding ATP-dependent Clp protease adapter ClpS yields the protein MAAPQVAPAETPDTDEVPAPDRPWVTIVWDDPVNLMAYVTWVFQKLFGYSRGRAEQLMLDVHHKGKAVVSSGTRERMEHDASQLHAYGLWATVDRA from the coding sequence ATGGCGGCTCCACAGGTTGCACCAGCCGAGACGCCGGACACCGACGAGGTGCCGGCGCCCGACCGACCGTGGGTGACGATCGTTTGGGATGACCCGGTCAACCTGATGGCGTACGTGACCTGGGTCTTTCAGAAGTTGTTCGGCTACAGCCGAGGCCGGGCCGAGCAGCTCATGCTGGACGTACACCACAAGGGCAAGGCGGTCGTGTCCAGCGGTACCCGGGAACGGATGGAGCACGACGCGTCGCAGCTGCACGCGTACGGGCTGTGGGCGACGGTGGATCGGGCGTGA
- a CDS encoding DUF2017 domain-containing protein: protein MFQRCSGHYVATFAVDEVRVLRKVATEVVGLLTDAFDHADPVVVRLFPEVYPDDAADAAEFRRYTEGDLKTAKIDQAGAILAALPDDAGGEVRLDNEAAEAWLRALNDARLAMGVRLEIRDSTDLGAELDDAVAADPGSSRMFQLSVYAYLGYLQESLLSALID from the coding sequence ATGTTCCAGCGCTGTAGTGGGCACTACGTGGCCACCTTCGCGGTAGACGAGGTTCGGGTTTTACGGAAGGTCGCCACTGAGGTGGTCGGCCTGCTCACCGACGCGTTCGACCACGCCGACCCGGTGGTCGTGCGGCTCTTTCCGGAGGTCTACCCGGACGACGCGGCGGACGCCGCCGAGTTTCGTCGGTACACCGAGGGCGACCTGAAGACGGCGAAGATCGACCAGGCCGGCGCGATCCTCGCGGCGCTGCCCGACGACGCCGGTGGCGAGGTCCGGCTCGACAACGAGGCGGCCGAGGCGTGGTTGCGGGCGCTCAACGATGCCCGGCTGGCGATGGGCGTCCGGCTGGAGATCCGGGACAGCACCGACCTCGGCGCAGAGCTCGATGACGCGGTAGCCGCGGACCCGGGGTCCAGTCGGATGTTCCAACTGTCGGTCTACGCGTACCTGGGCTACTTGCAGGAGTCCCTGCTCAGCGCATTGATCGACTGA
- a CDS encoding Mov34/MPN/PAD-1 family protein, with translation MLSIDRAIVDAIVAHARRDHPDEACGVVAGPAGSDTATRHIPMENAARSMTFYEFDSMEHLRVWREMDDRDEVPVVIYHSHTATEAYPSRTDVSFAGEPDAHYLLVSTREPDSEEIRSFRIVDGVVTEEKVRILDAGVDPHAVQSYMFGQSPATVDYECSGR, from the coding sequence GTGCTGAGTATCGACCGGGCGATTGTTGACGCGATCGTCGCCCACGCCCGTCGGGACCACCCCGACGAGGCGTGTGGCGTGGTCGCCGGTCCCGCTGGTAGCGACACTGCCACTCGGCACATCCCGATGGAGAACGCCGCCCGTTCCATGACGTTCTACGAGTTCGACTCGATGGAGCATCTGCGGGTGTGGCGGGAGATGGACGACCGGGACGAGGTGCCCGTCGTCATCTACCACTCGCACACCGCGACCGAGGCGTACCCATCGCGCACCGACGTCTCCTTCGCCGGTGAGCCCGACGCGCACTACCTGCTCGTCTCCACCCGTGAGCCCGACTCCGAGGAGATTCGCTCCTTCCGGATCGTGGATGGCGTGGTTACTGAGGAGAAGGTCCGCATCCTGGACGCCGGGGTGGACCCGCACGCCGTGCAGTCCTACATGTTCGGGCAGAGCCCGGCGACGGTCGACTACGAGTGTTCTGGCCGCTGA
- a CDS encoding MoaD/ThiS family protein, with product MAIEVRIPTILRSHTGGAKIVEGAGDTLGDLFADLDNRHDGLKGRLVTDTGALHRFVNVYINDEDVRFLGALEAKLNDGDSVTILPAVAGGALGFAAVAATRGLRAGSLPVR from the coding sequence ATGGCGATCGAAGTTCGCATCCCCACCATCCTGCGCAGTCACACCGGCGGCGCGAAGATCGTCGAGGGCGCCGGCGACACGCTGGGCGACCTCTTCGCCGACCTGGACAACCGGCACGACGGGTTGAAGGGCCGCCTGGTGACCGACACGGGCGCGCTGCACCGGTTCGTGAACGTCTACATCAACGACGAGGACGTCCGCTTCCTGGGTGCGCTGGAGGCCAAGCTCAACGACGGCGACAGCGTGACCATCCTGCCGGCCGTCGCGGGTGGGGCCCTCGGCTTCGCCGCGGTGGCCGCCACCCGCGGCCTGCGTGCCGGGTCACTCCCCGTCCGCTGA
- a CDS encoding PLP-dependent cysteine synthase family protein, with product MARYESLLDASGGTPLVGLPRLAPAVPDGAPPVRLWAKLEDRNPTGSVKDRAALFMVRAAEEEGRLRPGATIFEPTSGNTGIALAMVAKLRGYRLVCVLPENVSTERVQLLRMYGAEIIFSPAAGGSNQAVVTAKQIAAEHPDWVLLYQYGNEANARAHYLTTGPELLQDLPTITHFVAGLGTTGTLMGTGRYLREKVEGVQVVAAEPRYGELVYGLRNIDEGYVPELYDASVLSRRFSVGTRDAVLRTRQLIEVEGLFAGLSTGAILHAALAVAHEAVREGRRADVAFVVADAGWKYLSTGAYDGTLAEAEEALEGQLWA from the coding sequence GTGGCGCGCTACGAAAGTCTGCTGGACGCCTCTGGCGGAACGCCCCTGGTCGGGCTGCCCCGGCTCGCGCCGGCAGTGCCCGATGGGGCGCCGCCGGTGCGGCTCTGGGCGAAGCTCGAGGACCGCAACCCGACCGGCAGCGTCAAGGACCGGGCCGCGCTGTTCATGGTCCGCGCGGCCGAGGAGGAGGGCCGGCTCCGGCCGGGTGCCACGATCTTCGAGCCCACCAGTGGGAACACCGGTATCGCGTTGGCCATGGTGGCGAAGCTGCGCGGGTACCGACTGGTCTGTGTGCTACCGGAGAACGTCTCTACCGAACGGGTGCAGCTGCTGCGCATGTATGGTGCGGAGATCATCTTCTCGCCCGCGGCGGGCGGCTCGAACCAGGCCGTCGTCACCGCCAAGCAGATCGCCGCCGAGCACCCCGACTGGGTGCTGCTGTACCAGTACGGAAACGAGGCCAACGCGAGGGCTCACTACCTGACCACCGGCCCGGAACTGCTCCAGGACCTACCCACGATCACCCATTTCGTGGCCGGTCTCGGCACCACGGGAACGCTGATGGGTACCGGCCGGTACCTGCGCGAGAAGGTGGAGGGTGTCCAGGTCGTGGCCGCCGAGCCGCGCTACGGCGAGCTGGTGTACGGGTTGCGCAACATCGACGAGGGGTACGTCCCGGAACTGTACGACGCCTCGGTGCTGAGTCGGCGCTTCTCGGTCGGCACCCGGGACGCCGTGCTGCGGACCCGTCAGCTGATCGAGGTGGAGGGACTCTTCGCCGGGCTCTCCACCGGTGCGATCCTGCACGCGGCGCTGGCGGTGGCGCACGAGGCGGTCCGGGAGGGGCGCCGCGCCGACGTGGCCTTCGTGGTCGCCGACGCTGGCTGGAAGTACCTCTCGACCGGAGCGTACGACGGCACTCTCGCCGAGGCTGAAGAGGCGCTGGAGGGGCAGCTCTGGGCCTGA
- a CDS encoding MBL fold metallo-hydrolase encodes MRLTVLGCAGTFPGPDSPCSAYLVEAAGFRLLVDFGSGSLSTLQRYAGLHAPDAVLLTHLHGDHFLDAAIYVVVRRYAPEGPYPPLPVYAPEGASERLAALGGVQDGTLEDVYQFSTLTPGTFPIGPLTVTVDRVNHPIETYGVRLEHNGRLLCYSSDTAPCDALLKLAQGADVFLCEASYLDGVDNPPDLHLTGGEAGEVATKAGVGRLLLTHLVAAWGSEARTVASAAAAYAGPLEVVRPGARYEV; translated from the coding sequence ATGCGACTGACGGTGTTGGGTTGCGCCGGGACTTTTCCCGGCCCGGACTCCCCCTGCTCGGCCTACCTGGTCGAGGCCGCGGGCTTCCGACTCCTGGTCGACTTCGGCTCCGGGTCGCTGTCGACCCTCCAGCGTTACGCGGGCCTGCACGCTCCCGACGCCGTCCTCCTCACCCACCTCCACGGTGACCACTTCCTCGACGCCGCGATCTACGTGGTGGTCCGCCGGTACGCCCCGGAGGGCCCCTATCCACCGCTGCCGGTGTACGCCCCGGAGGGCGCATCGGAGCGGCTCGCCGCCCTCGGTGGAGTGCAGGACGGGACCCTCGAGGATGTGTACCAGTTCTCCACCCTGACACCGGGGACCTTCCCGATCGGCCCGCTGACCGTCACCGTCGACCGGGTCAACCACCCGATCGAGACGTATGGGGTCCGGCTGGAACACAACGGTCGGCTGCTCTGCTACTCCTCTGACACCGCCCCCTGCGACGCGCTGCTCAAACTGGCCCAGGGAGCCGACGTGTTTCTCTGCGAGGCGAGCTACCTGGACGGCGTGGACAACCCGCCGGACCTTCACCTGACCGGCGGGGAGGCCGGCGAAGTCGCCACCAAGGCCGGCGTCGGCCGGCTGCTGCTGACCCACCTCGTGGCGGCCTGGGGCAGCGAGGCGCGCACCGTCGCGTCCGCCGCCGCTGCCTACGCCGGTCCGCTCGAGGTGGTCCGGCCGGGTGCGCGCTACGAGGTCTGA
- the rph gene encoding ribonuclease PH → MARPDGRLPDHLRPVTLTRGWSTHPEGSVLVEFGATRVLCTASVTEGVPRWRKGSGLGWVTAEYAMLPRATNTRSDRESVKGRVGGRTHEISRLIGRSLRASIDLKALGENSIVLDCDVLQADGGTRTAAITGAYVALHDAVTWLAARRSLAGRPETVMHRSVAAVSVGVVAGEPRLDLNYAEDASAEVDLNVVCTGAGDFVEVQGTGEAGVFSRGQLDALLDLAVAGCVELAEAQRKALS, encoded by the coding sequence ATGGCGCGACCTGACGGGCGGCTGCCCGACCACCTCCGACCGGTGACCCTGACCCGCGGCTGGAGCACCCATCCCGAAGGCTCTGTGCTGGTGGAGTTCGGCGCCACCCGGGTGCTCTGTACCGCGAGCGTCACCGAGGGGGTGCCCCGCTGGCGCAAGGGCTCCGGGCTTGGCTGGGTCACCGCCGAGTACGCGATGCTGCCCCGCGCCACCAACACCCGCTCGGACCGGGAGAGTGTCAAGGGGCGGGTCGGTGGGCGTACCCACGAGATCTCCCGGCTGATCGGTCGTAGCCTGCGCGCGTCGATCGACCTGAAGGCACTGGGCGAGAACTCCATCGTGCTCGACTGCGACGTGCTCCAGGCCGACGGCGGCACCCGCACCGCCGCGATCACCGGCGCGTACGTGGCGCTGCACGACGCGGTGACCTGGCTCGCCGCCCGTCGCTCCCTCGCCGGTCGGCCGGAGACGGTGATGCACCGCTCGGTCGCGGCGGTGAGTGTCGGTGTCGTCGCCGGTGAGCCGCGGCTGGACCTCAACTACGCTGAGGACGCGTCCGCCGAGGTCGACCTGAACGTGGTCTGCACCGGCGCCGGTGACTTCGTCGAGGTGCAGGGCACCGGTGAGGCGGGCGTCTTCAGCCGCGGACAGCTCGACGCCCTACTCGACCTGGCCGTCGCCGGCTGTGTGGAGTTGGCCGAAGCCCAGCGGAAGGCGCTCTCGTGA
- the rdgB gene encoding RdgB/HAM1 family non-canonical purine NTP pyrophosphatase encodes MNKVLLATRNRKKLIELQRILDGALGAHRIALIGLDDVEAYPELPETGLTFGENALIKAREGCRRTGLPTIADDSGLAVEALNGMPGVFSARWAGQHGDDHANLQLVLNQIADVPDEHRGASFVCTVALALPGGKEHLVDGRQAGRLLREPHGDGGFGYDPIFRGDGQDRTNAELTPAEKDAISHRGKALRELAKLVAKVLPPA; translated from the coding sequence ATGAACAAGGTCCTGCTCGCCACCCGGAACCGGAAGAAGCTCATCGAGCTGCAACGCATCCTCGACGGCGCCCTGGGCGCGCACCGGATCGCCCTGATAGGCCTCGACGATGTCGAGGCCTATCCGGAGCTGCCGGAGACCGGCCTGACGTTCGGTGAGAATGCCTTGATCAAGGCTCGGGAGGGGTGCCGACGCACCGGGTTGCCCACCATCGCTGACGACTCCGGCCTGGCGGTGGAGGCGCTCAACGGCATGCCCGGTGTCTTCAGTGCCCGATGGGCCGGCCAACATGGTGACGACCACGCCAACCTTCAGCTGGTCCTGAACCAGATCGCCGACGTGCCGGACGAGCATCGGGGGGCGTCCTTCGTCTGCACGGTGGCCCTGGCGCTGCCCGGTGGCAAGGAGCACCTGGTCGACGGCCGACAGGCCGGTCGCCTCCTGCGGGAGCCGCACGGCGACGGCGGCTTCGGCTACGACCCGATCTTTAGAGGCGATGGGCAGGACCGTACGAACGCCGAGCTGACGCCGGCGGAGAAGGACGCGATCAGCCACCGCGGCAAGGCGCTGCGCGAGCTGGCGAAGCTGGTTGCCAAGGTGCTGCCGCCGGCCTGA
- the hutH gene encoding histidine ammonia-lyase, producing the protein MSTVVIQPTGVTPADVLAVARGNAKVVLDPAAIDAMTASRSVVDGIEAAGQPVYGVSTGFGALANTFVAPQRRAELQHALIRSHAAGVGTAMPREVVRAMMLLRVRSLAFGRSGVRPLVANALVDLLNHDVTPWVPEHGSLGASGDLAPLAHCALALLGEGWVLGAAGDRIPASEALRRAGLPPIELAAKEGLALINGTDGMLGMLLMASDDAAHLFTLADVTAALAVEAMLGSDRPFRPELHTIRPHPGQAASAANIHRLLQDSAVMESHRDDVVHAVQDAYSMRCAPQVAGAARDTLDFARQVAGRELISVVDNPVVLLDGRVESTGNFHGAPLGFAADFLAVAAAEVGAIAERRVDRLLDVTRSRDLPAFLSPDAGVNSGLMIAQYTAAGIVAENRRLAAPASVDSLPTSGMQEDHVSMGWAATKKLRTVLDNLTSLLAVELLAAVRGLQLRAPLQPSPAGRAAIAALTGAAGEPGPDIFLAPVLEAAREVVAGPELRAAIEREVGTLA; encoded by the coding sequence ATGTCGACCGTAGTCATTCAGCCAACCGGGGTCACCCCCGCCGACGTGCTCGCCGTCGCCCGCGGCAACGCCAAGGTCGTCCTCGACCCGGCAGCGATCGACGCGATGACCGCCAGCCGGTCCGTCGTGGACGGTATCGAGGCCGCCGGCCAGCCGGTGTATGGCGTGAGCACCGGCTTCGGAGCCCTCGCCAACACCTTCGTCGCCCCACAACGGCGGGCGGAGCTACAGCACGCACTGATCCGTTCGCACGCCGCCGGGGTGGGAACCGCCATGCCGCGCGAGGTGGTGCGGGCGATGATGCTGCTGCGTGTCCGTTCCCTCGCATTCGGCCGCTCCGGGGTCCGGCCGTTGGTTGCCAACGCGCTGGTGGACCTGCTCAACCACGATGTCACCCCGTGGGTGCCCGAGCACGGGTCGCTGGGGGCCTCTGGTGACCTGGCGCCGCTGGCGCACTGCGCGCTGGCGCTACTCGGCGAGGGCTGGGTGCTGGGCGCGGCCGGCGACCGGATTCCGGCCAGCGAGGCGCTACGCCGGGCCGGTCTCCCGCCGATCGAGCTGGCCGCCAAGGAAGGGCTGGCACTGATCAACGGCACCGACGGAATGCTCGGCATGCTGCTGATGGCAAGCGACGACGCCGCACACCTGTTTACTCTGGCCGATGTGACGGCCGCCCTGGCCGTCGAGGCGATGCTCGGCTCGGACCGGCCGTTCCGGCCCGAGTTGCACACGATCCGGCCGCACCCCGGTCAGGCCGCCTCGGCGGCCAACATCCACCGTCTGCTCCAGGACTCGGCGGTGATGGAGTCGCACCGCGACGACGTGGTGCACGCGGTGCAGGACGCGTACTCGATGCGGTGCGCGCCGCAGGTCGCCGGCGCGGCCCGGGACACCCTGGACTTCGCCCGACAGGTGGCAGGCCGGGAACTGATCTCGGTGGTGGACAATCCGGTGGTCCTGCTGGACGGCCGGGTCGAGTCGACCGGGAACTTCCACGGCGCCCCGCTCGGCTTCGCCGCGGACTTCCTCGCCGTCGCCGCCGCCGAGGTCGGCGCGATCGCCGAGCGGCGGGTGGACCGCCTGCTCGACGTGACCCGCTCCCGGGACCTACCGGCCTTCCTCTCCCCCGACGCCGGGGTCAACTCCGGACTGATGATCGCCCAGTACACGGCGGCCGGCATCGTCGCGGAGAACCGCCGGCTCGCCGCCCCCGCCTCGGTGGACTCCCTGCCCACCAGCGGCATGCAGGAAGACCACGTGTCGATGGGCTGGGCGGCGACCAAGAAGCTACGGACCGTCCTGGACAACCTAACCAGTCTGCTCGCGGTCGAGCTGCTCGCCGCGGTCCGCGGGCTCCAGCTGCGGGCGCCGCTACAACCGTCGCCGGCCGGACGCGCCGCCATCGCCGCGTTGACCGGGGCCGCCGGGGAGCCCGGCCCGGACATCTTCCTTGCTCCGGTGCTGGAGGCCGCCCGTGAGGTGGTTGCCGGCCCGGAGCTTCGGGCCGCGATCGAACGCGAGGTCGGAACGCTGGCCTGA
- the hutI gene encoding imidazolonepropionase — protein sequence MSSLLLDNIGELVTNTAAGEGPLGIHRDAAVLVEDGVVAWVGPNGSAPAADRRIDAESAAVLPGFVDSHAHLVFAGDRAVEFAARMAGQPYTGGGIRTTVGATRAATDDELRATAHRLHAEALRQGTTTIEIKSGYGLTVVDEARSLRIAAEVSSETTFLGAHLVPAEYADRPDDYVDLVCGPMLAAAAPYARWVDVFCERGAFDADHTRAILTRGQAAGLGTRLHANQLGPGPGVQLGVELGVASVDHCTHLTDADVDALAGADGATVATLLPGAEFSTRSPYPDARRLLDAGVTVALATDCNPGSSYTSSVPFCIALAVREMRMSPSEAVWAATAGGAAALRRTDVGRLAPGSQADLMILDAPSHLHLAYRPGIPLIRQVLHNGVPQCRP from the coding sequence ATGAGCAGTCTGCTGCTGGACAACATCGGAGAACTGGTCACGAACACCGCTGCCGGCGAGGGGCCGCTGGGCATCCACCGCGACGCCGCCGTGCTCGTCGAGGACGGCGTGGTGGCCTGGGTCGGCCCGAACGGGAGTGCACCCGCCGCCGACCGACGCATCGACGCCGAGTCGGCGGCCGTGCTACCCGGCTTCGTGGACAGCCACGCCCACCTGGTCTTCGCCGGGGACCGGGCCGTCGAGTTCGCCGCCCGGATGGCCGGCCAGCCGTACACCGGCGGCGGTATCCGCACCACGGTCGGCGCGACCCGGGCCGCCACCGACGACGAGCTACGCGCCACGGCCCACCGGCTACACGCGGAGGCGCTGCGGCAGGGCACCACCACCATCGAGATCAAGAGCGGGTACGGCCTCACCGTCGTCGACGAGGCCCGCTCGCTGCGGATCGCCGCCGAGGTGAGCTCGGAGACCACGTTCCTCGGGGCGCACCTCGTCCCCGCCGAGTACGCCGACCGGCCGGACGACTACGTCGACCTGGTCTGCGGCCCGATGCTGGCCGCCGCCGCGCCGTATGCCCGCTGGGTGGACGTCTTCTGTGAGCGGGGCGCCTTCGACGCCGACCACACTCGCGCGATCCTGACCCGTGGGCAGGCCGCCGGGCTGGGCACCCGGCTGCACGCCAACCAGCTCGGCCCGGGCCCGGGGGTCCAGCTCGGAGTGGAGCTGGGGGTGGCCAGTGTCGACCACTGCACCCACCTCACCGACGCCGACGTCGACGCGCTCGCCGGGGCCGACGGCGCGACCGTCGCCACGCTGCTGCCGGGGGCGGAGTTCTCCACCCGCTCGCCCTACCCGGATGCCCGGCGGCTGCTCGACGCGGGCGTGACCGTGGCGCTGGCCACCGACTGCAACCCCGGATCGTCGTACACCTCCTCGGTGCCGTTCTGCATCGCGCTCGCCGTACGGGAGATGCGGATGAGCCCCTCCGAGGCGGTCTGGGCGGCGACCGCCGGCGGCGCCGCGGCGCTACGCCGCACCGACGTGGGCCGGCTGGCGCCCGGCTCCCAGGCCGACCTGATGATCCTCGACGCCCCGTCCCACCTGCACCTGGCCTACCGGCCGGGGATCCCACTGATCCGTCAGGTCCTGCACAACGGAGTACCGCAATGTCGACCGTAG